A window of Streptomyces sp. NBC_01142 genomic DNA:
TCGTCTCTGCTTCCTGCCGGGGCCGGGGTGCTCACTCGTTCGAGACCGGCCAGTGTATGCAGTGGGGTTCGCTCCGTTGCCGGTCAGCGGCCCTGGTACGCGGCCGAGGCTTTGCGGGCGGTGCCGAGCTTGCGGTAGAGGCGGCCTCCCGGGCATTCCGTGGAGAATCCGTCCCGGTGCCCCGAGATGACGTTGAGCTTGACCTTCCTGCCCTTCGCGTACTTACCGCTTCCTCCCGATGTCAGCACCACCTTGCCGCGCGGGTTGGCGCCGAACAGTCCGAGCTTCCAGGCGGTCAGGCGGGCAATCGCGGTCACGGCCGCCGCGGGCGGCTTGGAGTAACTGAAGGTGCCGAGCACGGCAATGCCCATGCTGTTGGTGTTGAAACCCAGGGTGTGCGCGCCGAGCACCGCTCTGGCCACGCCTCCCGCGCGCCCTTCGTAGATGTTCCCGCACTTGTCGACGGCGAAGTTGTAGCCGATATCGCGCCAGCCCAGGCTCTTGACGTGGTAGCGGTAGATACCGCGAAGGACTGAGGGCACCTGCTCACAGGAGTAGTTGTTGCCGGTGGCGGTGTGGTGCACAAATGCGGCTTTCACCTTCTTCGTGTAGACGAAGCCCTTCTCTCGCAGCGACTCGCTGGCGCCCCACCCCTTGCGGGTGGTGATGCCCGGGCGCGGTCCGATGTACGGCTTCGCGGCGGGTGCCGGTGCCGGTGCCGCATCAACCTCCGCCTCTGTCTCGGCCCCCTCCGCCTCCCCTCTCTCGTCCAGTGCCTGCACCTCCGTCTCGGCCTCCTTCACCTCCCCTCTCCCGTCCAGTGCCTGCGCCTCCGTCTCCGCAGCGGTCAGGGCCGGGAGTTCCTTGCCCGACTCCGCCCCCGTCGCCGGCACCTCCCCGGCACCCTGCGTGCCCGCCCGCGGTTCCCCGGCCTCCTCGGCCTCCCCGGCCTCCTCGGCCTCCTCGCCGGGGTCGACGAGTTCGAGCCGCATCCCTTCGGGCAGCGGCGTATCCTCACCCGCTTCCGGTCGTACGCGAACCTCCACGCCGTCCGATTCGCCGACCCAGAGCGGCGCGGTGGCACCGCGTACCGTCCCCGACTCGCTCTCCGAGGTGCCTTGTTCGGGGGCATGATCCTGGTTGTGGGTCTCCACGTCCTGCCACCCGGACCAGTCGTGGGTGCCGGCTGCCCGGGTGCGGATCTGGACGGTGCCGTGCAGTTCGGCGCTCGCGTCGTCCCAGACGACGCCCACCAGTGAGAACGGCCTGACGTCCCGCTCGGCCAGCCCCTTTTCCGCGGCCGGACCGAGGGACCGGTTCGATGCCGCCCCTCCGGCGGCCTCCAATGGCAGAGATTGGGTGGAGCCGGGCACAACGGGCGGCCGAGAGGGCATGGCGACCGCGCCTGAGGTCAGCGAGAGCGGGAGTACGAGCGCGGCGGAACACGCGACGCCGATCGAAGAAGCTAGGAATCCACGCATGGCCCCGATCCTGAGCCGGGCCCGGCGACTTCGCTTGCCGGGAAAGCGGCGGCCCATCGGTCCGACCGGTGGACCGCGTCACTGGTACGGCGGCCTGTCCGACGCCCTGCCGCGTACGCTTGTGCGGGTGAACGCCAGCGACCGTACCCCTGCCGACCTGCTGCAATCCGCACTCGCCGCGGACCCGGCGCGCCCCTTGGTCACCTTCTACGACGACGCCACCGGTGAGCGTGTCGAATTGTCCGTCGCCACCTTCGCCAATTGGGTGGCCAAGACGGCGAATCTGCTCCAGGGCGATCTTGCCGCCGCGCCCGGGGACCGGCTCGCTCTGCTGCTTCCCGCCCACTGGCAGAGTGCGGTCTGGCTGCTCGCCTGCTCCTCGGTCGGTGTGACCGTCGAGGTGGATGGCGACCCGGCGGATGCCGATCTCGTCGTCAGCGGCCCGGACACGCTGGAAGCCGCGCGCGCCTGTTCAGGGGAGAGGGTGGCTCTCGCGCTGCGTCCCCTGGGCGGCCGCTTCCCGCAGCCGCCCGCCGGTTTCGCGGACTACGCGGTGGAGGTACCGGGCCAGGGCGACCGTTTCGCGCCGTACGCACCGGTGGACCCGGACGCTCCCGCGCTGACCGTGGGCGGTACGGAGCTCACGGGCGCCCAGCTGGTCGAGCGTGCCCGCGCGGATGCGGCCGGGCTGGGCCTTGCTCCGGGGTCGCGGCTCCTGTCGGGTCGTGCCTACGATTCCTGGGAAGGGCTGTCCGCTGGGCTCTTCGCACCGCTCGCGGCCGGCGGGTCCGTGGTGCTGTGCCGAAATCTCGGGGAGCTGTCCCAGGAAGGCCTCGACAAGCGGGTCGAGGCCGAGCGCGTCACCAACACCTCGGTATGACCAGGGTCTGACAGTCCACCCATGTGGCGCACACTCGGGCCGAGCCCGCGGGCCCGAGTCCCAACTCCGGTACATGATCGGCGATACCCGTGCTTCCACGCACAACCATGCGCGAGGTTCAGCCGTCTAGTCCTGCGATCGGCGACCCAGCGCGCCGCCGACGCCATGAAGGATGGACGCACACGTGACGGACAGTGCTGGCACGCCCGCCGAACCGGCCAGCCCGGCCGACGACGAGCCGCAGGCCAAAACGTCCGGGCCCGGGCCGGACGAGACCGCCGCCTCGGAGCGTGCCGGGAGCACCGACGCCGACGACAGGGCCGAAGGCGGGGCCGGTGAGGGGAACGGGGACGCCCCCCGGGCCGGGGCAGCGGTTCCCCAACCGAAGCGTCACGTGCTGCGTTGGGCCGCCCTGGGAACCTCTGTCGTCGTCCTCGCCGCCGCCGGTGCCGGATGGTGGTTCTACCGCAAGCTCGACTCCAACATCACCACGGACATCACCGCCGCCGCCGAGCTCGAGACATACGAGAAGGAGCGCCCCGTCCCCGTCGTCACCGATGCGCAGAACATCCTGCTCCTCGGCTCC
This region includes:
- a CDS encoding peptidoglycan recognition protein, yielding MRGFLASSIGVACSAALVLPLSLTSGAVAMPSRPPVVPGSTQSLPLEAAGGAASNRSLGPAAEKGLAERDVRPFSLVGVVWDDASAELHGTVQIRTRAAGTHDWSGWQDVETHNQDHAPEQGTSESESGTVRGATAPLWVGESDGVEVRVRPEAGEDTPLPEGMRLELVDPGEEAEEAGEAEEAGEPRAGTQGAGEVPATGAESGKELPALTAAETEAQALDGRGEVKEAETEVQALDERGEAEGAETEAEVDAAPAPAPAAKPYIGPRPGITTRKGWGASESLREKGFVYTKKVKAAFVHHTATGNNYSCEQVPSVLRGIYRYHVKSLGWRDIGYNFAVDKCGNIYEGRAGGVARAVLGAHTLGFNTNSMGIAVLGTFSYSKPPAAAVTAIARLTAWKLGLFGANPRGKVVLTSGGSGKYAKGRKVKLNVISGHRDGFSTECPGGRLYRKLGTARKASAAYQGR
- a CDS encoding TIGR03089 family protein, whose amino-acid sequence is MNASDRTPADLLQSALAADPARPLVTFYDDATGERVELSVATFANWVAKTANLLQGDLAAAPGDRLALLLPAHWQSAVWLLACSSVGVTVEVDGDPADADLVVSGPDTLEAARACSGERVALALRPLGGRFPQPPAGFADYAVEVPGQGDRFAPYAPVDPDAPALTVGGTELTGAQLVERARADAAGLGLAPGSRLLSGRAYDSWEGLSAGLFAPLAAGGSVVLCRNLGELSQEGLDKRVEAERVTNTSV